The following DNA comes from Rhinatrema bivittatum chromosome 17, aRhiBiv1.1, whole genome shotgun sequence.
TAATGAACAAACAAGCATAATAAAAGCAATCAATTAAAAACATAACCTTTCATCCCTCTTTACAATTTTAACAACTGCCACTCACTGATACCTACTTTACAGAGTGCTCTAATTTCTAACTGATTCAAACAGTTGCCTAATTTACAGTGTCACCATTAAAGCCTAACTTCTGCCTAAATTACATCTacaaaggcttgtttgaaaaaccAAATTTTTAGGTGGTGTTTGAAGCTTTTTATTCCTTCGACCAATCAAAGATCTCTTGGCATGGTATTTCACAATTGAACTTGCTCTTTCATGTATCTCCCCTAAATGCCCTTGTTGAGTTCTTGGTACAACTAGTAATCCTTGGTTTAATGACCGAAGGCAGCCTTGTGGGGTGTAAAAATGGAGACTTGAACCTAGCCATATTGTTTTATCTTTATGAATGAGCATgagaactttgtattgtattcttgcatgtatgggtagccagtggaaaTTATACAACGTAGGTGTGATATGGTCAAACTTCTTTGCAGATGTCAACACTAGCGGCAGAGTTCTGCAAAAGTTGTAGGCCTAATTTCATTATTTGAGATTCCAAGAAGTAGGGAGCTGCAGTTGTCAGTACATGAAAAACTTAGTGTTTGAAGAATCAGGCGACAGCAAATTCAAGGTATGGTTTTAATCAGTGCAAAATGCGCAAATTATAGTATCCTATTTTTACTGGTTTTTTTAACATGTTCTTTCATAGAATGTTTTGTGTCGACCATTACTCCAAGATCTTTAATTATGCAGGAGATTGTAATCTCAAGCCCATCAAACTTAAATATAGGGAGTTCCTCTGAAAGTGATTTTATTTTCTAAGAACAAAAGAGATGGCATTGTTTGGTTCACCATGCAGTCTTATCTTACTTCCTGAGCAGCTCTACCTGTAGGAGCAAGCGGAAGCACCATGGAAGGCAGGACAGAATAACCTCCTCTGAGGCCTGACTTCTGAGCTGCACTCAGAATCTCAAATCAGGAGTAGAGGAGTACCTAGTAGTTAGAAgagtgggctgcaaaccaggaaagccagagttcaaatcccactgctattcCTTATGACCTTCATGCTCTATTGCATGCCCTTTGCAGATATATGCTTtgttgaagtgtctgaaaggcagaatataaatcaaataaataaatcatgcatATAAACACTCCCAGAGGAATAATGAGGGTTTATTGCCATAACCTGCCCTAGTGCTTGATATAGTCATGTAATTATCTTTACAATAGCATCCGAGATGATGCAATAAATGTCACTTTATATTTATGACATAAGATAGACTGTGTTGTTGGTATATTTTTAATTGACAATACCACTTCCTTTGATTGTCATTATCTTTACAACATACAGGGcacatttttaaagttttccttGAGGTGAAAAAGTCCCCACCACTGGCAGCAGTTCCCTGAGAAGTCACACCACAACATGGTACTGTTGTCCTTTTTCCCAATAGGACTGTACTTCATTAGTTTGCTATTTAGGAAGCAAATGGTGAGACTAACCTCTTTTGGTCACAAATATCACTTTCTTTGGTGCTTTTAGTTGATGTGGAAGTTTACCAAAATTAAACGTTCTTCTAGTGCTCTGCCCTCGGTGTGACAGAGACCAGCAACTACAACTAGTTACAGATGTGTGGAGCTGTATAATTACATGTTACATGGATATGGTATGGGTTAATACCTATAATTAGTTATTAGTCTGTCAGAAATGTTAGCTCTATGTACATTAATGCAACAAAATAGTAACTATTTCCTTTGCTTAATAGTTATATAGGCATCGTGTCCCTAGTTAGCCAAgaatcagtggcagagctggtgcTACCACTTTTGCTGACCTGTGCAAATTATTACTGAGTTGCCCCGCCTCCTCCTGCCAACCCCCCATGGATTCTAATGGAGCTATTCATGGGCTTCACTTTTTTCCTAAAGTGAACTTTTGTGTCTGAACATCATTTACAGGTGCAGTGAGgttagagaagggtgaccagattTCTGATGGATAATTTAAGACACTTCTGCCCCATAGTGCCCTGGGTGGGTTGGGGTTCACCAGTGGCCATATGATCCACTTCACTGGCTGCCGATGGCCCTGGGGCCTCTTCACTTTGGTTCCCGACAGGATCAGGTTCACCAGCAGTCCTGGGGTCTCCACTTCTGCCAGTGGCTCTGGAGACCTCTCTTCATTTAAGCTGCCAGCAGGATAGGGTTCCCAGTGATTCCTTAGGCTGCTGCCATCTCTGAGCTtctgccctgtgcaagtgcacagctTGTATAGTGGACATGGCAGGTGCCACAAGATTTTCCACAGTAAGTGGCAGTTCCTTCTTTGCCATTTGCTGCTTCGCTTCTTGCCACTGCTGGCCCCTTATCCAGCCTGACATCCTAACCCTGACCTCCAACCAGCAAACTCTGCTACCCCCCCTACCCTTCCCCACCTTGGCTGATACCTGCCAGAGACCCTTGCCCCAGTTGTGCTGCTGTCCATGCATGAGTCACATAATGTTGGCTACAACCATCTGGTGTGGAAGGCTGGACACCAGATGGAACCAAGCGAAAACTGAAGGGAAGGGGGGTAGCGGCAGCCTAGAGTGAAAGAGCACAaatgaaaggtggaaagaaaaagaaattggagggggatgagggataagagactgaaggggaaggagaaggcagCGGAAGAGTAGGACCAGGTGGAAAGGGATGAGCATCTTTGGACAGAGGGGGATACAAGCTGAGGAGAGTAGGGGAGCAGCtaaggaaagagaggagaagaaagtGGGAGAAAGAAAGGCATCAAaagtacaataaaagaaaagagCAATAAAGTTCACAGCTAAGGTTGGAAAATGTAATTTTTTCAAaggaaatattgaaaataaaattagtaaatattggggttttttttgcaaaactaTGTGCAAATATACTGCAGAATCCAGAAAAACGGACACAGAATTTTCTAACCCTTGCCATCAAATCTCCCCCAAAGCTTCTGTGCCCTGCATATGTGGACAGGTACTAGGAACTGCAGCCATTTACTGTTGCATCAGTAAAATTGACACAGAAGTTGATGGCACCTTATAGGCTTACAAGCTTTCAAGGACAAAattccacttcatcagatgcaacTCTTGTCCTTCActgctcatgcctcaataaatctgttagAGCTTCCAGCCTGTGTCATTTGTGCTGCTATGGTCTAACACTGCTAGCCCAGCAGAAGTTATGTCATTTCAGTGAGTAATGCGCACAGCGTTTTGCAAGCAggttgtatttattttcttaatgtaCCTGTTAATTCTTGTCAAATACCAAAGCTATCAAATACTTCTTTACATGTTATACTAAATCATTCTAAGTAATTATTACAGTGTCTGTGTAAGATCAACCCTGTAAAGTGATCTTACAAGTAATTATATTTCAAACTGTGGAAGTTATGACCTGATTGGCCAGTTGATTGTCATGTGATGTGGACTTAAATCACTATGTTGAATGAACATGACCTCAGTTTAAGCAGATCACCCAACCTATTAGCAGGCAAGCCTTTGGTCAATGAGGTGAGTTTCAGGTGGGGAATGCTGTGTGCCCACCAGTGACTTTGATTTTGTAACCACTGCTTGCTGGAAGGCCAAGAGCggctactactactattacagCTCTATAGCATTACCAGATGTACAGTATGCTATACTGTCCCACTACAAGAGTCCCTGCAGTCTGCTCAAGAAGAAGAATAGCTACTCGAGCCTACTTCATGTCCTTCCTGTGTCTAATATAAGCTATCACCAGCAGAACCACTGAAAAAGGACTGCCTCTTGTGCATACTTTGAGGTGGATGGGAATAACTGAGCAGATTATCATGTCCTGCATAGCGCAAGTCAAAGGTGGAGAACATTAAAATCCAATTCAAGTCCATGAATAAGCGCAGTACAGGAAATGATTGGATCCATGTGTGCCAAGTGTTCTGTTACCTTTCAGGATGATGCAACTGCAAAATAGCACAAAAATTAATATTAGTCTTGAGAGTTGGCATTTTGACTTAGACTGCAAGTGGTGAATTAGGGCAAAAATTCAGAAGGAAACATTGGTAATCATCTCCCATTTTTTGGTAATTATATTAAAATAATCTGTTTATTTCCATTTGATTACTGTTTCCAAGAAGTACTCTCAAAGCAGgtacaataaatataacaaaataaaagtgCAAAACACTTATATTTCTATAACATCAGTCTTAACAGTACCCTAAGTGATGTCACAATCCTTAATtgaaacaataaatacaaatctaAGCAAAGCTTAATTGCCCACAAAAAATGCTCCTCtcattttcaatatctttattaaaaaCAATCATTATCTAATAAGtaaaaatgctaaaggggatggaacagctcccctatgttcagtttggagaagaggcagctgaggggggatatgatagaggtctacaaaatcatgaaaggactctcagataatagaaggactaaatggcacttcatgaagttagcaattagcacatttaaaacaaattgtagacaattatttttcactcaatgcgcaattaagctctggaattcattgctggaggatgtcaTTAAGGTAGTTggcatagctgcatttaaaaaaggtttggataagttcattcAGGAGcagtccataaaatgctattaatcaagttgacttggggaatagtcaCTGATATTagtggcattagtaacatgggatctgcttaatgtttgggtacttgcatcctggattggccacttttggaaacaggatgctgagcttgatggacccttagtctgactcagtatgacaatttcttatgttcttaagacaccAAGTATTTGCTGTCCCATAACTTCTGTCCTGTGTCTGTGGGTTCATTTTCATGCATGAATATAAAATTGTTTTATATTATGCTGTGCACCCAGATGTGATTATGTCACTCTAACATTCAGCCAGGGAAATGTACCTCCCCAAGAAGCAAAGCCCTGGGTCAGCTTGTATCCCTCAGACTGTCACCTTGTAACACAAAGCCCTGGGTCAGCTTGTATCCCTCAGACTGCCACCTTGTAACACAAAGCCCTGGGTCAGCTTGTATCCCTCAGACTGCCACCTTGTAACACAAAGCACTGGGTCAGCTTGTATCGTAACACAAAGCCCTGGGTCAGCTTGTATCCCTCAGACTGCCACCTTGTAACACAAAGCACTGGGTCAGCTTGTATCCCTCAGACTGCCACCTTGTAACACAAAGCCCTGGGTCAGCTTGTATCCCTCAGACTGCCACCTTGTAACACAAAGCACTGGGTCAGCTTGTATCCCTCAGACTGCCACCTTGTAACACAAAGCACTGGGTCAGCTTGTATCGTAACACAAAGCCCTGGGTCAGCTTGTATCCCTCAGACTGCCACCTTGTAACACAAAGCACTGGGTCAGCTTGTATCCCTCAGACTGCCACCTTGTAACACAAAGCCCTGGGTCAGCTTGCATCCCTCAGACTGCCACCTTGTAACACAAAGCCCTGGGTCAGCTTGTATCGTAACACAAAGCCCTGGGTCAGCTTGTATCCCTCAGACTGCCACCTTGTAACACAAAGCACTGGGTCAGCTTGTATCCCTCAGACTGCCACCTTGTAACACAAAGCCCTGGGTCAGCTTGTATCCCTCAGACTGTCACCTTGTAACACAAAGCCCTGGGTCAGCTTGTATCCCTCAGACTGTCACCCTTGTAACACAAAGCCCTGGGTCAGCTTGTATCGTAACACAAAGCCCTGGGTCAGCTTGTATCCCTCAGACTGTCACCTTGTAACACAAAGCCCTGGGTCAGCTTGTATCCCTCAGACTGTCACCTTGTAACACAAAGCACTGGGTCAGCTTGTATCGTAACACAAAGCCCTGGGTCAGCTTGTATCCCTCAGACTGCCACCTTGTAACACAAAGCACTGGGTCAGCTTGTATCCCTCAGACTGCCACCTTGTAACACAAAGCACTGGGTCAGCTTGTATCGTAACACAAAGCCCTGGGTCAGCTTGTATCCCTCAGACTGCCACCTTGTAACACAAAGCACTGGGTCAGCTTGTATCCCTCAGACTGCCACCTTGTAACACAAAGCCCTGGGTCAGCTTGCATCCCTCAGACTGCCACCTTGTAACACAAAGCCCTGGGTCAGCTTGTATCCCTCAGACTGTCACCTTGTAACACAAAGCCCTGGGTCAGCTTGTATCCCTCAGACTGTCACCTTGTAACACAAAGCCCTGGGTCAGCTTGTATCGTAACACAAAGCCCTGGGTCAGCTTGTATCCCTCAGACTGTCACCCTTGTAACACAAAGCCCTGGGTCAGCTTGTATCCCTCAGACTGTCACCTTGTAACACAAAGCACTGGGTCAGCTTGTATCGTAACACAAAGCCCTGGGTCAGCTTGTATCCCTCAGACTGTCACCTTGTAACACAAAGCACTGGGTCAGCTTGTATCCCTCAGACTGCCACCTTGTAACACAAAGCCCTGGGTCAGCTTGTATCGTAACACAAAGCCCTGGGTCAGCTTGTATCCCTCAGACTGTCACCTTGTAACACAAAGCCCTGGGTCAGCTTGTATCCCTCAGACTGTCACCTTGTAACACAAAGCACTGGGTCAGCTTGTATCCCTCAGACTGCCACCTTGTAACACAAAGCCCTGGGTCAGCTTGTATCGTAACACAAAGCCCTGGGTCAGCTTGTATCCCTCAGACTGTCACCTTGTAACACAAAGCCCTGGGTCAGCTTGTATCCCTCAGACTGTCACCTTGTAACACAAAGCCCTGGGTCAGCTTGTATCGTAACACAAAGCCCTGGGTCAGCTTGTATCCCTCAGACTGTCACCTTGTAACACAAAGCCCTGGGTCAGCTTGTATCCCTCAGACTGTCACCTTGTAACACAAAGCCCTGGGTCAGCTTGTATCCCTCAGACTGCCACCTTGTAACACAAAGCCCTGGGTCAGCTTGTATCCCTCAGACTGTCACCTTGTAACACAAAGCCCTGGGTCAGCTTGTATCGTAACACAAAGCACTGGGTCAGCTTATATCCCTCAGCTGCCACCTTGTAATGCTATTCCCTGCTAACTAACAGCAGATGCCATACACTCAGCGCATGGGAGAAATCTCTCCTCTCAATATATTGGGATCTCTGCTTCTCTCTATAGTCTTCAGTGGGGTCTAAATTTGCTCTGACACTGGGCTATCTTTTCATTCTAGCTCCTTGATTTATATCTTAGTTTGTTTGTGTTTGTATTAAGAGAATTTTGCCATATGCCCTCGTTTCAATTTGCAGAATACAATGGCTAAGGGTTTGGTTAactctgttttttcttttgttgttaaTTACAGTTAaatctttataaatatattgtaatatgtattttttataatgtaatattcactttattttttaatggtttaatgtattttattaaatTGTTCTAAGCTTTCagccagcataagaacataaaaaattgccatactgggtcagaccaagcgtccatcaagcccagcatcctgtttccaacagaggccaaaccaagtcacaagtacctggcaattacccaaaaactaagtctattccatgttaccgttgctagtaatagcggtggctattttctaagtcaacttaattaatagcaggtaatggacttctcctccaagaacttatccaaaccttttttaaacacatctacactaactgtactaaccacatcctctggcatttgATAAGCTGGTGAACAACGTGAAGAGCTCTCCTGCTAGGCCCCAGTAAGACTGTGTGATATGTTTCTGATCTCTTTCAAGAGAAAACAACCTCTTCATCTTTTTGGATATTTAAAAGTacgttacattttattttggggcTCATATTCTTCTCTGGGCCTGCTGGGTTATAAGAGGGAGAAATTTCACGGGCTCTGTGAGCAGGCAGATACAGAGTACAGATCTGATGAACATATGTCATTTTGTTCTAAGACTGTAGCAAACGTCTTGCTTAATTGTCTGAGTGCTGGCTCTTCCCATGAAAACTTACCAAAGGAATATTTGACTTGGAATCCAGCATACTGAACAGACTTGTCActgtggaactggaacagcaagGAGCTCCCAGTAGAGACCATGTTAGGGACTATCTGGTTACCACAATATTTGCCCCGGGAAGGTGAACTGAGTTTGGACCCATCAAGGATGACCAGGTAATCGTACTTACAGTTCCGACTCATCTCAAGTAGAAAGAAAATGACAGTCAGTGAGACCTAGGATGAGAGATAGACAAGTGTCATAGGTGCTATAGCATGAATATATTAACCTCTCCAAAAGGTATTGCTCATGGATATGTACTGATCCTCCTCACTGATTAACCTTGTACAATGCATTGCTGCAGACttctcgcacatacacacacacagtgttcCCTAGGAACTGGAGGGAATGCTGGAGGCGTTGTACAGAGACCTGAAGTGATTGCATAGCCTTGTCCCCTTGACTCTCTGTGACAGCCATGTTTTGTTGCAATCTGCTCACCTTATTACCTTGTGGTGCTGCGATGACCCAGGTGCAGTCTGTGTTAGGGGGGTAGTTGTTGGGAGAACCTGGAGATGCTAAGGTCCCAGTATTTTTGGTTAGTACAGTGCCACATTTAACTGAGAAGAAAGAAACCAGTCAAACACCTGCAGAGTTCTCTGATAttgtttgaaacaaacaaaacatctGGGATCTCCCACATGCAGCAGCATCTTTCATTCTCATCCTAGATGCAGGCAATGGTCATGGTGGGGGATGAAGACAGCCCCCATTCCTGCTCAGACGTCTTCCCCAGATACATGCTCTGAATACAGAGCAGCGATGTGCCTAAATGGAAAACGTTTTAAACATTTGTGTGTAACCCACTTTGACTATGTATGGGAATTCTGGATCCTCATATTTCTTTGAGATGGAAGTTCAGTAAAGTAAGACCAGTGCTTCATTCTTTCCCCTATGAATGCCTGGAAGGGAAAAGAGATAAATTACATACCAGAACTGTAAGAAGCCTTGAAGCCATTCCCTGCAATGGTCCCGTCACTGACAAATTGCACAAGCAATAGATTTGAAGAAGCTATTAACGAGGGAATTTCTCCTGACCCACACGCCCTGTCCAGTAAGACAGGGGATGACTGGCTGTCTCCATCATAAACCCTAAGGTAGTCAGAGACACAGCCAGGGGTGGACTGGACATCAAAGGCATCGAACTGCAGGAGAACCTGAGGATAGAAAATACAAGATTAAGCATTGGTGAATCCCAAACCACCAAATCCTGATATCCTACATAAGGTTACACTTAGACTCcctgctatttatttaaaatcatttatataccgtttttacaataaaagtattgaacaaagtggtttacattaaaaTAGTAGTAAAATTGATGAACAAATATAATACGAAAGAAAAGAagaattacatacataaaattataaaatataaaataactagGCTAGgttaaaattaagaataaaatagaaatcaAAGAGGAAGAAATACAAAGAATGGGTAAATCCTGGTAATATCTGAACATTGAAAGTGGGAGGATTAAATGTTTGAAGTggcaaaagcttttgaaaatagatatgtttttagcAATTATTTTAATTCCTTGGAATTTTAAATTTGACGAAGCATGgtcggtaaggagttccataacagTGGACCTGCAACTGAGAAAGCCCTTTTCCTAGTGATGTCTAATCGTGCACGTATAGAAGGGATAGCTAGTAAATTTTTGTTTAGTGATATTAAATGCCTAGATGGTTTATAAATCCAAAGAATGGAACAAAGCCAGATTGAGGACGGGTTATGTAGTAGTGAATGAACAATAGATAGTATCTTATATGGGATTCTGAattcaataggtaaccaatgcagaGAAAATAGAATTGATGTGACTTTTTGAGGGTGAACCAAGCAAGATACGAGCAACTGAATTTTGTATGAGTTGTAAAGGTTGAATTGCAGAGTCTGGGAGAGCTAGgtagagtgcgttacagtaatcaagaacCAAACGGATGTCGCGGAAGAAGAGGAGCAGACATAAGAACTTGAgcatatgcaatttaaaaaaggaatttttgATAGTTAGGGAAACGTGTTGTGATAAAGACAAATCTGAGTTTAGCAATACACCTACGTTTTGAGCTTGGGAGAGAATAGGTATGGGAGTATCATTTAGCAATAGGTGTGACAGTGGACTGTTTGAAGGATttgcaataaaaatacaatttcagaTTTATTGGGATTCAGTTTAAGATGATTATGTGATAGCCATCTGTCAATCATTATTTATATACAGAGTTATGGGGGAGTGTATCTCGGACCAAGaggatttatattttatatatatatattatttcatGCTATACCATTCTTATTATGTGAAGTGCTCCATTTCCTCACTTTTACTACAACGCCTGTACCatatctttaagaacataagaacataagaacataagaaaatgccatactgggtcagaccaagggtccatcaagcccaacatcctgtttccaacagtggccaatccaggccataagaacctggcaagtacccaaaaactaagtctattccatgtaaccattgctaatggcagtggctattctctaagtgaacctaatagcaggtaatggacttctcctccaagaacttatccaatccttttttaaacacagctatactacctgcacgaaccacattctctggcaacaaattccagagtttaattgtgcgttgagtaaaaaagaactttctccgattagttttaaatgtgccccatgctaacttcatggagtgtcccctagtccttctactatctgaaagagtaaataaccgattcacatctacccgttctagacctctcatgattttaaacacctctatcatatcccccctcagtcgtctcttctccaagctgaaaagtcctaatctctttagtctttcctcataggggagttgttccattccccttatcattttggtagcccttctctgtaccttctccatcgcaattatatcttttttgagatgcggcgaccagaattgtacacagtattcaaggtgcggtctcaccatggagcgatacagaggcattatgacattttccgttttattcatcattccttttctaataattcccaacattctgtttgcttttttgactgccgcagcacactgaaccgacgatttcaatgtgttatccactatgacacctagatctctttcttgggttgtagcacctaatatggaacccaacatcgtgtaattatagcatgggttatttttccctatatgcatcaccttgcacttttccacattaaatttcatctgccatttggatgcccaattttccagtctcacaaggtcttcctgcaatttatcacaatctgcttgtgatttaactactctgcacaattttgtgtcatctgcaaatttgattatctcactcgtcgtatttctttccagatcatttataaatatattgaacagtaagggtcccaatacagatccctgaggcactccactgtccactcccttccactgagaaaattgcccatttaatcctactctctgtttcctgtcttttagccagtttgcaatccacgaaaggacatcgccacctatcccatgactttttacttttcctagaagcctctcatgaggaactttgtcaaacgccttctgaaaatccaagtatactatatctaccggttcacctttatccacatgtttattaactccttcaaaaaagtgaagcagatttgtgaggcaagacttgccctgggtaaagccatgctgactttgttccattaaaccatgtctttctatatgttctgtgattttgatgtttagaacactttccactatttttcctggcactgaagtcaggctaaccggtctgtagtttcccggatcgcccctggagccctttttaaatattggggttacatttgctatcctccagtcttcaggtacaatggatgattttaatgataagttacaaatttttactaataggtctgaaatttcattttttagttccttcagaactctggggtgtataccatccggtccaggtgatttactactcttcagtttgtcaatcaggcctaccacatcttctaggttcaccgtgatttgattcagtccatctgaatcattacccatgaaaaccttctccattacgggtacctccccaacatggcaaaaccgaacgacagtatataaaactctataaataaataaataaataaattatatggaACAAAAAACCAACTATCATCAGCATATACCTTAAATTGAATGTTCAGAGCAGATAGTATATGACAGAGGGGGAGTaaatagatgttgaaaagaattggtgAGATcaaagagccttgggggactcctgaGGAAACTGTATAGTGAGTTGAGGAATGGTCTTTCTGCTCAATAAAAGATATGGGAAGTTCTTTTTAGGACCAGATTTCATGATGTCCAAATAACTGGTGTGAGGATAATAGCAAAATACAATGGTTTATGCTGTGTCTATCACCCAAACAGGATTCCAACATGCTTGACAGTCTGCAGCCACCTGCAAAAGAGAATATTACTTAAGGATACTGCATGGGAGCCTATGAGGGAAGAGAACAGTATTATAAGAGCCCACAGTTACACTTGAGTTTATAACTGAGGCAAAGGTACATAAAGTGACTTACTCTGGCTCACACAGAGAATTAGGGACAGAGGCAGAATTGAGAGTTTCAGATTCTTTGTTCCCAGTTcttggtacataagaacataagacttgccatactgagtcagaacaaaggtcgatcaagcccagtatcccacctccaacaatggccaatccaagtcacaagtacctggcaggatcccaaggggtagagagattctaagctgcttatcctaataataagcagtggatacctgcaactccaccttaataattgttaatggagttttcctccaggagcttgttcaaatcttttaaaatgaagctacactaatatctttcaccatatcctctgtcaacaaattctgaagcttaattatgcattgagtaaaacatattttctcttattagttttaagtacattgcctagtaacttcattgtgtgtcccctggtctttgtactttttaaaagattaaacaactgataaacgtttactcgttccattccactcattattttatagacctctataatatctcccctcagccatcccttctccaggctgaagagtcctaacctctttagcctttcttcataggggaatcgttccatcctctttatcatcttggtcgcccttctctgtaccttttctaattctcttgtatcttttttgagctgaggtgaccagaactgcgcacaatactcaagatgaggtcgcaccatggagcgatacagagctgTTATGAAAGGCATAGGGTGGGGGCAATGtaaacccaaataaaaaaaagtcctccTCTTGTCTGCAAAAGGGacaattaaaatgaaattaaaacctGCCAG
Coding sequences within:
- the LOC115079457 gene encoding astacin-like metalloendopeptidase yields the protein MQQGDIALQKSRSALACPGHACFWPKSSAGTVKVPYTISSVYNATDKTLIAAAMQEFTTLTCIRFVARTTESDYVQIKSVDGCWSYLGRIGGPQDLSLLRSGCMSKGIIQHELNHVLGFVHEQTRSDRDQYVQIMWQYIPQAVVSNFMKAEPETNNLGLDYDYTSVMHYGRFAFTNTSGEATIVPKPDSSVEIGQRYGLSNLDISKINKLYQCGTCSSLLSDWTGFLTSANYSSHYSDNSDCVWLIRLPADKVLLQFDAFDVQSTPGCVSDYLRVYDGDSQSSPVLLDRACGSGEIPSLIASSNLLLVQFVSDGTIAGNGFKASYSSVKCGTVLTKNTGTLASPGSPNNYPPNTDCTWVIAAPQGNKVSLTVIFFLLEMSRNCKYDYLVILDGSKLSSPSRGKYCGNQIVPNMVSTGSSLLFQFHSDKSVQYAGFQVKYSFGQKLRDGSSLRNHWEPYPAGSLNEERSPEPLAEVETPGLLVNLILSGTKVKRPQGHRQPVKWIIWPLVNPNPPRALWGRSVLNYPSEIWSPFSNLTAPVNDVQTQKFTLGKK